The Alosa alosa isolate M-15738 ecotype Scorff River chromosome 9, AALO_Geno_1.1, whole genome shotgun sequence genome includes a region encoding these proteins:
- the si:ch73-40i7.5 gene encoding amyloid-beta A4 precursor protein-binding family A member 3, giving the protein MAEEAGTTLINGEEGKHRDLLQAEVQALMINVSPASKNNEANIPLHDSPAPSQSEEIVSQPNSGLVDVDHSSSNPTQENSRKADLEDLDSFNLIEPPPLDWRSDSSSEAGCIGEADSEGFIQTDLINIPEYAASEDGSQLAASVPEAPLLPYQVDIGNHNVGRAFEQSVEEVLQNEVIKGQEEEEQQEKKNEDQEGPANEQCGPPDVDHSHIHTLLSHLQLISPSPAPDSPSPEPAQATLLDLTDPTPYDTLSTLGPVNVPQAQGTAASGLLFTESHQKDLLGLLEGPSSAEVRPQLSPPCLSYGHLSAGVDAVVSVSYSHEDAERYWEGSHGGHNEPEDEIHALDYSGEDASGLLWQRREEPPAEEEGEELAASGSDMDAEARPAYKDVPGPCDPDDLLDGVIFGAKYLGSTQLQSDKNPSTSARMAQAQEAVDRIKAPEGESQPMTEVDLFISTQRIKVLNADTQEAMMDHSLQMISYIADIGNIVVLMARRKPAGRKGSDGGQAANPAAPPKKCWMLCHVFISDDAQIIAQAIGQAFAVAYQQFMQTNGIKPDEYDDFLSTQELYNGDLVHFSCSENIREVCVRKAIGEILGLAVVESGWGSILPTVVVANLLHGGPAERSGELSIGDRIMSVNGTSLVGLPITTCHNIIRDLKNQAQVKLSIVHCPPVTMAIIKRPDPKYQLGFSVEDGIICSLMRGGIAERGGIRVGHRIIEINGQSVVATPHDKIIHILTNAVGEIHLKTMPASTYRLLTGQEQPVFL; this is encoded by the exons ATGGCAGAAGAGGCAGGCACCACGCTAATAAATGGCGAGGAGGGGAAACACAGGGATTTGCTCCAAGCAGAAGTGCAGGCCCTCATGATTAATGTGTCTCCTGCATCCAAAAACAATGAGGCCAACATCCCTCTCCATGATAGTCCTGCTCCCTCACAATCAGAAGAAATCGTGAGCCAACCGAATTCAGGTTTGGTGGATGTTGATCACAGCAGCTCAAATCCAACTCAGGAGAATAGTAGGAAAGCAGATCTGGAGGACCTGGACTCTTTTAACCTGATTGAACCCCCTCCGTTGGACTGGAGGTCCGACTCCTCGAGTGAAGCAGGTTGCATTGGAGAAGCTGACAGCGAGGGCTTCATTCAAACAGACTTAATTAATATTCCAGAGTATGCGGCGAGCGAGGATGGATCCCAATTGGCCGCATCTGTTCCTGAAGCCCCGTTACTCCCATATCAGGTGGATATAGGGAATCATAATGTGGGACGAGCATTTGAACAAAGTGTTGAGGAGGTGCTACAGAATGAGGTGATAAAgggacaagaggaggaggagcagcaggaaAAGAAGAACGAAGACCAGGAGGGCCCAGCGAATGAGCAGTGTGGTCCTCCTGACGTCGACCACTCCCACATTCACACCCTGCTCTCTCACCTTCAGCTCATCAGTCCATCCCCTGCCCCCGACAGCCCCAGCCCAGAGCCCGCTCAGGCCACCCTCCTGGACCTCACCGACCCGACACCTTACGACACACTGTCCACCCTGGGTCCTGTCAATGTGCCGCAAGCCCAGGGCACTGCTGCTTCTGGACTGCTTTTCACCGAGAGCCACCAGAAGGACCTGCTGGGGCTGCTGGAGGGACCCAGCTCTGCGGAGGTGAGGCCCCAACTCAGCCCGCCATGCCTCAGCTACGGACACCTCAGTGCTGGGGTGGACGCTGTGGTCTCTGTCTCCTACAGCCACGAGGATGCTGAGAGGTACTGGGAAGGCTCACATGGTGGACACAATGAACCGGAGGATGAGATCCATGCGTTGGATTACTCAGGGGAAGATGCTTCAGGCTTGCTGTGGCAAAGGAGGGAAGAGCCACCTgctgaagaggagggagaggagcttGCAGCCAGTGGTTCAGATATG GATGCTGAGGCCCGGCCTGCCTATAAAGATG TGCCTGGTCCCTGTGACCCAGatgacctgctggatggggtcaTATTTGGGGCCAAGTACCTGGGCTCCACACAGCTGCAGTCAGACAAGAACCCCTCAACCAGTGCCCGCATGGCTCAGGCCCAGGAGGCTGTGGACAGGATCAAG GCTCCTGAGGGTGAGTCCCAGCCTATGACAGAAGTGGATCTCTTCATCTCTACGCAGCGaatcaaagttctcaatgctgaCACACAG GAGGCCATGATGGACCACTCCCTGCAGATGATCTCTTACATCGCCGACATTGGGAATATCGTTGTGCTGATGGCGCGTAGGAAGCCTGCTGGCCGAAAGGGTTCGGACGGGGGTCAGGCAGCCAACCCCGCGGCACCGCCGAAGAAGTGTTGGATGCTGTGTCACGTCTTCATCTCTGACGAC GCTCAGATCATTGCACAGGCCATTGGCCAGGCATTTGCTGTAGCTTACCAGCAGTTCATGCAGACAAATGGCATCAAGCCGGATGAGTATGATGACTTCCTCAGCACTCAGGAGCTGTACAATGGAGACCTGGTCCACTTTTCCTGCTCGGAGAATATCAGAGAG GTGTGCGTTCGTAAGGCGATCGGGGAGATCCTGGGCCTGGCCGTGGTGGAGTCGGGCTGGGGCTCCATCCTGCCCACAGTGGTGGTGGCCAATCTGCTGCATGGAGGACCGGCCGAGCGCAGTGGTGAGCTCAGCATTGGAGACCGTATCATGTCAGTCAACGGCACGAGCCTGGTGGGCCTGCCCATTACGACCTGCCACAACATCATACGG GATCTGAAAAACCAAGCTCAAGTAAAGCTCAGCATAGTCCACTGCCCACCTGTCACCATGGCGATTATAAAGCGTCCAGATCCGAAGTACCAGCTTGGCTTCAGTGTGGAGGATGGCATT ATCTGTAGTTTGATGCGAGGTGGGATTGCTGAGAGGGGAGGCATCCGAGTGGGTCACAGAATCATCGAGATCAACGGACAAAGTGTTGTGGCTACACCCCATGACAAGATCATCCACATCCTTACGAATGCTGTCGGAGAG ATTCATCTGAAGACTATGCCAGCATCTACTTACCGTCTGCTGACTGGACAGGAGCAGCCTGTGTTTCtttga